A genome region from Anopheles stephensi strain Indian chromosome 2, UCI_ANSTEP_V1.0, whole genome shotgun sequence includes the following:
- the LOC118504691 gene encoding uncharacterized protein LOC118504691: MDLRNKNQSTAQEKKQTATKKSTAATRPNTAAVPQYDRRRPSGLPDGSKSLSKIHPLGTIPKYLRKEKQKSTFTSSTAVQETFDTQSDKANDTTEPVESISEAELDATYKQQTIDRLERQVRELLSELGYREHRIRELELSLSSLRQMLEQMQSMMQSHLKVQQPIVTRIPKANKTLLLLQMILDSQSNSRAGEQDHERRCS; encoded by the exons ATGGACTTGCGgaacaaaaatcaatccacCGCT caagaaaaaaagcaaacagcgACGAAAAAATCCACAGCCGCAACCCGCCCGAACACGGCAGCCGTTCCACAATATGACCGTAGGCGTCCGTCCGGTTTGCCGGATGGTAGCAAAAGTCTGTCAAAAATTCACCCACTCGGTACGATTCCGAAATACCTGCGAAAGGAGAAACAAAAGAGCACATTCACATCCTCCACGGCGGTACAGGAAACATTCGACACACAGTCCGACAAGGCGAATGATACGACGGAACCGGTCGAATCGATAAGTGAAGCTGAGCTGGATGCAACATATAAGCAGCAAACGATCGATCGGCTGGAACGCCAGGTTCGGGAACTACTGTCCGAGCTCGGATACCGCGAGCATCGTATCAGAGAGCTCGAGCTAAGCCTGAGCAGTTTGAGGCAGATGCTCGAACAGATGCAGTCCATGATGCAATCTCATCTGAAAGTGCAACAACCGATCGTGACGCGAATTCCCAAGGCAAACAAGACACTGCTGCTGTTACAGATGATACTGGACAGCCAGTCAAACAGTAGGGCTGGGGAGCAAGATCACGAACGCCGTTGCTCATGA
- the LOC118504692 gene encoding uncharacterized protein LOC118504692, translating to MEQNAAEKIIRPLEDYNFPAQFKTLKDVCTELANHERKCETKLNNIKHLHTKMLDMMNDHLAPAVDGSAQHPDGVTEELTILSRLQTLIEQNRSLEEKNRRLEKAIEQFREKFERILK from the coding sequence ATGGAGCAAAACGCTGCGGAGAAAATCATCCGACCGCTGGAGGATTATAATTTTCCCGCGCAGTTCAAAACCCTGAAGGATGTGTGCACCGAACTGGCCAACCACGAGCGTAAATGTGAAACGAAGCTGAATAATATAAAACACCTGCACACCAAGATGCTGGACATGATGAACGATCATCTGGCGCCGGCCGTCGATGGGTCGGCGCAACATCCCGACGGTGTAACGGAAGAGCTGACCATACTGAGCCGGCTGCAGACGTTGATCGAACAGAACCGATCGTTGGAGGAGAAAAATCGACGGTTGGAAAAAGCGATCGAACAGTTTAGGGAAAAGTTTGAACGCATCCTAAAATGA